Proteins encoded within one genomic window of Macaca thibetana thibetana isolate TM-01 chromosome 3, ASM2454274v1, whole genome shotgun sequence:
- the LOC126949727 gene encoding 60S ribosomal protein L24-like, producing MKVELCSFSGYKIYPGHGRRYARTDGKVFQFLNAKCESAFLSKRNPRQINWTALYRRKHKKGQSEEIQKKRTRRAVKFQRAITGASLADIMAKRNQKPEVRKAQREQAIRAAKEEKKAKQASKKTAMAAAKAPTKAAPKQKIVKPVKVSAPRVGGKR from the coding sequence ATGAAGGTGGAGCTGTGCAGTTTTAGCGGGTACAAGATCTACCCCGGACACGGGAGGCGCTACGCCAGGACCGACGGGAAGGTTTTCCAGTTTCTTAATGCAAAATGCGAGTCGGCGTTCCTTTCCAAGAGGAATCCTCGGCAGATAAACTGGACTGCCCTCTACAGAAGGAAGCACAAAAAGGGTCAGTcggaagaaattcaaaagaaaagaactcGCCGAGCAGTCAAATTCCAGAGGGCCATTACTGGTGCATCTCTTGCTGATATAATGGCCAAGAGGAATCAGAAACCTGAAGTTAGAAAGGCTCAACGAGAACAAGCTATCAGGGctgctaaggaagaaaaaaaggctaaGCAAGCATCTAAAAAGACTGCCATGGCTGCTGCTAAGGCACCTACAAAGGCAGCACCTAAGCAAAAGATTGTGAAGCCTGTGAAAGTTTCAGCTCCCCGAGTTGGTGGAAAACGCTAA